The nucleotide window GGTTCATGTCATGCGACCCGCTCCCTTACGGCCTGCCGCCGTACCCTCAGCCACAACCACGCCCGCACAGCCACAGCGCTACTTGACCAACGACGAAGCCGCCCAATACTTGCGCCTGTCGCCGCGCACGCTGGAAAAGCAGCGCGTGATCGGCGGCGGGCCGAAATTTCGCAAGTTCGGCCGGCGCGTCATGTATGCAGTGGCCGATCTGGATTCCTGGGCCGATGCGCGCAGCTACGAGGCCACCTCCGACCCCGAGTATGCGCAGCGTCATGCGGATGACTACCGTGACGGCCGCTGACCTGTATCGCGCTGGTGGCCGTCGCCATGTCTCGCCTCTTGCTGTCGTCGCGGCAACCGCCCGCGCTCCAGCAGACGCCGCAGGAACAGCTCGACCTGTTCCGTGCGTTGCCGGGCGACATGGCGCCGCGCGATGCCCAGGATTTGATGGCCTATCCGTTCTTCTCGCTGGCGAAGTCGCGGCGCGTCGCGCCCATCGACTTTCGCAGCGGGAACGTGACCATTCGCGTGGAGGGCACGCAGGAACACGGCATTGCCACCATCTGGGATGCGGACATCCTCATCTGGGCCGCCAGTCAGATCGTGCAGGCCCGCGATGCGGGTATCCCGCCTTCCCGCAGGATGCAGGCCACGCCTTACGAGATTCTGCGCTTTATCGGGCGCGGCAAGTCGTTACGCGACTACCAGCGCCTGAAAGCCGCGCTCGACCGGCTGCAATCCACAACGGTGGCGACATCCATCCGCGAAACCACCGGGCGGCGCTTGCATCGGTTTTCGTGGATCAACGAATGGAAGGAGCTGGCCGATGCCGGCGGCAAGCCGCTGGGCATCGAACTGGTTCTGCCGGACTGGTTCTATGCGGGCGTGCTCGATGCGGCGCTCGTCTTGACCATCGACCCGGCGTATTTTCGCCTGACTGGCGGCATCGAGCGCTGGCTGTACCGCCTGGTGCGCAAGCATGGAGGCAAACAGGAAACCGGCTGGCAATTCGATTTCCGCTACCTGCATCAGAAGTCCGGCAGCACCGCCAAACCCTACGCCTTCGCCTGCGATCTGCGCGCCCTGGTGGCGAAGCAATCGCTGCCCGGCTATGTCCTGGGTATCGAGCTGGTGGCGCACGAAGGGCGCGAACTGCTGACCTTCCGGCCGGTGCCGCCCACGGCACGGGGATAAGTCTGTGGAAAGGCTGTGGATATCCTGTGAATAGTGTCGTGCTATCAGACGTGCGAGGTATCGTGCTATCAGGCGTGGGACTATCGTGCTATCAGGCGTGTCAAACGGCCGCAAACCCGCGCCGCTATTGGGTTTGCGCAGCCCTTAACTTATCTAACTTAACTACTCTAACGATTAGTAGAGGGGCGTCGTCTCGGAAAGCAGCGATCCAGTGGCCCGGAATCGCAGGTCATTTCCACCACCAAAAAAACGGTTTTGCAGGGCAAACCAAGCGGCGGTTTTCAGTTTGGAGGGCCAAGCCATGATCGTCGCCTTGCTCAATCAAAAAGGCGGGGTGGGCAAGACCACGCTTGCCACGCACATTGCCGGTGAACTGGCTTTACGCGGTCAGCAGGTCATCCTGTTGGATGCCGACCCGCAAGGCTCATCCCTGGACTGGACGCAGCGCCGAAGCCAGCAAGGGCTACCCAGGTTGTTTAGCACCGTGGGCTTGGCCCGCGAAACCTTGCATCAAGAGGCGCCAGAACTCGCCAGGCGCGTCGATCACATCATCGTCGACGGGCCGCCCAGGATCGCCGCCTTGGCGCGCTCCGCGCTGCTAGCAGCCGAATATGTGCTGATTCCGGTGCAGCCCAGCCCTTATGACGTGTGGGCCAGCGCTGAGATGGGTGGCGCTCATTCATGAGGCACAGGTATTCCGGCCTGTGCTGCAGGCAGCATTTGTCATCAACCGGCGCGTGAGCACCACCGTCATTGGGCGCGAAGCCCGGCAGTCGCTGGCCGAACAGACCCTTCCGGCGCTACGCGCCGAGGTTCGGCAACGGATCGTCTTTGCCGATAGCGTGGCCGCCGGTCGCCTTGCCCGGGAGTCGGCACCCGAGAGCGCCGCCGCACGGGAAATCACCGCGCTAGTGGACGAACTGCTGGGGTGGTCGACATGACCGCCAAGCCGCCACCCAATGTCAAACCCAGGGCCGCGACCAGCCCCACATCCACCGGCAAGCGCGTCGGCATCGGTGCGCGCCCGCCCGCGAATCCGCACGCCGAGGCGTGGATACTGCAGGGCGACGCCACGGCGCTGAACAAGGGTGACCTCTATACCGCCCGCCTGACCCTGGACATTACCCCCGCGCTACGCGCGCGTATCAAGGTGTCGGCCTTCACGCAAGGCGTGACGGTGGCCGATCTGCTGCGCGGCATTCTGGAGCGGGAGTTTCCATTGAAGGACACGCCATGACCGTATCCCCATCACCTACCGCGCCCGGCCTTGCGGCCAGCGTTCCGCTGACTCGCGTGTCGCTTGCCTACATCGAAACCCGTTTGAAACTCTACCTGCGCTTTGGCGAGCCGGCGCGCATTGTGACGCTCGACCATTGGCGGCGCTGTGCGATCTTCCTGCCCGGCGCGATGTTCTGCCGCATGCTCTGGGAAGCCAATGACTACGGCACGATCCGCTGGCAGCTCATGGTGATGCAGGCTTGCACACCGTTCGATGCTCTGCAGCGCCTCCCCGGCGTGCAGCCTGGGGCGCGGCTGCTTTTGAAGGCCGAGGGCGAGCAGGCCGTGCAGGCGGTGCTGCAACGTATCGACGCCATCGAGGCGCTGAGCATCGCGCCCGCTGCCTCCTCGCCCGCGTACTGGCGCACGCTGGGCAACCGGCTCGCGGCGCGCTTGCCGTTGCCCGAATACAGCATGGAACGGCATGCGGCGTGGCTGGCCGGGAGGGTACTGCGATGAACAGGATTCCATCGTCTGCCCATGCGGCGGGCAACACGGCCCGTCTTCGCTCGCGCTTGCGCGCACGCCTTGCGCTGGCTGCTCTGTGCACCATCGGCCTGGCTGCGCTG belongs to Castellaniella sp. and includes:
- a CDS encoding helix-turn-helix domain-containing protein, which encodes MRPAPLRPAAVPSATTTPAQPQRYLTNDEAAQYLRLSPRTLEKQRVIGGGPKFRKFGRRVMYAVADLDSWADARSYEATSDPEYAQRHADDYRDGR
- a CDS encoding replication initiator protein A, giving the protein MSRLLLSSRQPPALQQTPQEQLDLFRALPGDMAPRDAQDLMAYPFFSLAKSRRVAPIDFRSGNVTIRVEGTQEHGIATIWDADILIWAASQIVQARDAGIPPSRRMQATPYEILRFIGRGKSLRDYQRLKAALDRLQSTTVATSIRETTGRRLHRFSWINEWKELADAGGKPLGIELVLPDWFYAGVLDAALVLTIDPAYFRLTGGIERWLYRLVRKHGGKQETGWQFDFRYLHQKSGSTAKPYAFACDLRALVAKQSLPGYVLGIELVAHEGRELLTFRPVPPTARG
- a CDS encoding chromosome partitioning protein ParB, which encodes MTAKPPPNVKPRAATSPTSTGKRVGIGARPPANPHAEAWILQGDATALNKGDLYTARLTLDITPALRARIKVSAFTQGVTVADLLRGILEREFPLKDTP
- a CDS encoding DUF2840 domain-containing protein; the protein is MTVSPSPTAPGLAASVPLTRVSLAYIETRLKLYLRFGEPARIVTLDHWRRCAIFLPGAMFCRMLWEANDYGTIRWQLMVMQACTPFDALQRLPGVQPGARLLLKAEGEQAVQAVLQRIDAIEALSIAPAASSPAYWRTLGNRLAARLPLPEYSMERHAAWLAGRVLR